From the Bacteroidia bacterium genome, one window contains:
- the tsaE gene encoding tRNA (adenosine(37)-N6)-threonylcarbamoyltransferase complex ATPase subunit type 1 TsaE, translated as MSIFPWDIVTESEAATRIVGAQLAAAVSGSALVTISGDLGSGKTALVRGMCEHEQCAEQVSSPTFTIINEYEGIRRVYHIDLYRLSSMQEMLDIGLDEVFRADGLVIVEWAERALPILPAQRIEIAARHGASEHLRVFNMREYREGLDSILSPPVELFTRQT; from the coding sequence ATGAGCATATTCCCGTGGGATATCGTCACGGAAAGCGAAGCCGCTACGCGTATTGTGGGAGCGCAGCTCGCCGCTGCGGTGAGCGGGAGCGCTCTCGTGACGATTTCCGGCGACCTTGGCAGCGGAAAAACAGCACTGGTGCGCGGCATGTGTGAACATGAGCAGTGCGCTGAGCAGGTGAGCAGTCCCACTTTCACCATCATCAATGAGTACGAAGGGATCCGCAGGGTCTATCACATCGATCTGTACCGATTATCCTCGATGCAGGAGATGCTCGACATCGGCCTCGACGAGGTGTTTCGTGCCGATGGACTCGTGATCGTGGAATGGGCTGAGCGCGCGTTGCCCATCCTCCCGGCGCAGCGTATCGAGATTGCCGCGCGTCATGGTGCTTCAGAACACCTCCGTGTGTTCAATATGCGTGAATACCGTGAGGGGCTCGACAGCATTTTATCCCCTCCGGTCGAATTATTCACGAGGCAGACATGA
- a CDS encoding PglZ domain-containing protein, which produces MSENKGVILWVDDEVELLRPHIMHLESKGYTLHSVTNGEDAIDFVRGNTVHLVLLDESMPGMGGLETLSRIKELRPSLPVVMVTKNEEEALMEEAIGEKISDYLTKPVNPSQILLVAKKMLQGSSIVRNKTSQDYIQEFNAVSLKLLGPLDMEDWIDVYRKLVEWELELDQHPELGLHETMANQRKECNQEFCKFVEKNYTRWIESGDVTLSPGVVDKFLLPRLNSKGPVFFFVIDCMRYDQWLVMEKHLQDLFSIEKDFYLSILPTATPYARNAIFSGYYPSEIERVFPDLWSTGDDDDYSMNKYEKEFLEKLLERRRIKLRNDLKYIKIIDPEYGKQMVSNISSFVKNHLTAIVVNFVDMLAHSRSDYPILKEIAPDESAYRSLTNTWFTHSSLYAMFRQIARTPNATIVVTTDHGSVRCLRGSKVLGDRETSTNLRYKYGRNVKADPKHALHITNADLYRLPKRGMLINYVIAKEDYYFVYPTDYNKYLTYYRDSFQHGGMSLEELILPVITMTSRA; this is translated from the coding sequence ATGTCTGAAAACAAAGGCGTCATCCTCTGGGTGGACGACGAGGTTGAACTCCTCCGTCCGCATATCATGCACCTCGAAAGCAAGGGATATACCCTCCACAGCGTCACCAATGGGGAGGACGCCATTGATTTCGTGCGAGGCAATACCGTGCACCTTGTCCTTCTCGACGAATCCATGCCCGGCATGGGCGGCCTGGAGACGCTCTCACGTATCAAGGAGTTGCGTCCCTCCCTGCCTGTCGTGATGGTCACAAAAAACGAGGAGGAAGCCCTTATGGAGGAGGCCATCGGTGAAAAAATCAGCGACTACCTCACCAAGCCGGTCAATCCAAGCCAGATTCTTCTCGTAGCGAAAAAAATGCTGCAAGGCAGCAGCATCGTGCGGAATAAAACCTCGCAGGATTATATCCAGGAGTTCAACGCCGTATCCCTCAAGCTCTTAGGCCCCCTCGACATGGAGGACTGGATCGACGTCTATCGCAAACTCGTCGAATGGGAATTGGAACTCGATCAGCATCCGGAACTGGGCTTGCATGAAACCATGGCCAATCAACGAAAAGAATGCAATCAGGAGTTCTGCAAGTTTGTCGAGAAGAACTATACGCGCTGGATCGAAAGTGGTGACGTGACGCTCTCGCCGGGGGTTGTGGACAAATTTCTGCTACCCCGGCTCAACAGCAAGGGACCGGTGTTTTTCTTTGTGATCGATTGCATGCGCTACGACCAATGGCTGGTCATGGAAAAGCACTTGCAGGATCTGTTCAGCATCGAAAAGGATTTTTACCTGAGCATTCTCCCCACCGCGACGCCCTACGCGCGGAACGCCATTTTCAGCGGCTACTACCCGAGCGAGATCGAGCGCGTCTTTCCCGACCTCTGGTCTACCGGCGACGACGACGATTACTCCATGAACAAGTACGAAAAGGAATTTCTGGAGAAGCTGCTCGAACGCAGGCGCATCAAGCTCCGTAACGACCTCAAGTACATTAAAATCATCGACCCCGAATACGGGAAGCAGATGGTGAGCAACATCTCCTCTTTCGTCAAGAATCATCTGACGGCCATCGTCGTGAACTTTGTGGATATGCTCGCGCACAGCCGTTCCGACTACCCGATTCTGAAGGAAATCGCGCCTGATGAGAGCGCCTACCGCTCGCTCACCAATACCTGGTTCACCCATTCGTCGCTCTATGCCATGTTCCGGCAGATCGCCCGTACACCCAACGCGACCATCGTCGTGACAACCGATCACGGGAGTGTCCGCTGTCTGCGCGGCAGCAAGGTGCTTGGCGACCGTGAAACCTCGACGAATTTGCGCTACAAATACGGACGCAACGTCAAGGCCGATCCCAAACACGCCTTGCACATCACCAACGCGGACCTGTATCGATTGCCGAAACGCGGCATGCTCATCAATTACGTGATCGCCAAGGAAGACTATTACTTCGTCTACCCCACGGATTACAACAAATACCTGACCTACTACAGGGACAGCTTCCAGCATGGGGGTATGTCGCTGGAGGAACTCATTCTCCCCGTCATCACCATGACTTCCCGCGCATGA